The nucleotide sequence tggtgtccggcgcagctgggtacgtaaggctcctaatcaccccaaacgtatgcgggccgcaggcggtgagcaatatgaccacctgccactcgttttcggtgatgtcatttgcccggaaatagtaatgcatcctttgtgcgtactggttccagctttccaacgcagcatcaaaaacatccaaacgtccatacagaggcatggtgtaatagaaaacaacttccaacctgtatccaacaaaaatccagggaggtggcttcagcagtgtagacagctattcactttaatcctcatcgccagttttgtgagggccatgaagaatccagcacgagttttcagaatacaaagaaataacatttatttacaaaaacatatatatacaacagcagcagcaacttcccttgttgctcactcctctctctctgctggttccaaactggccagctctatttatgcagggagtctgctaatgattctcccccccccccccccctcattggggaagctcatactcccataggattatgggattgtcattagtccccagccaatggtaagcaggcaggttataacaggaataaagcaatttaactcaACGGAGTATCATCTGGAATCATAAGGGGCATTAGAAAGATGACATCAAACTCCAAAAACCATATCGAGGGCCAAgagtcaggattatccagaggattgggataaaggaattccatttgtactatttgcaattagggatgttaattaatcaactaaattcagtccattcaaattgatttttggtcacgaggtgagaggaccacttagattgatcaaagagaaattggcaagtcagcgtttgcagacgacattatTGAACTATGTGTCAAACTAGGACTCGTGAGTTGGCTAGggaacatttaaaattgtcacatgTGAGGAAAAAAGAGGTGGCTATGAAATCAAAAATTTGTAGTTTTGTTGGTGGAAAGAAAGTACTAGTATTGTTACCAATGGGAGctgaaccattaaaagcaagatttagtgggcctCATCAAATTGAAAGGGAATTAAGGGAGGTGAATTATTTGACAAGATCGCTAGACAGAAGGAAAACACACAGGTGCATCACgttaatatgctcaaaaggtattttgatagAGAAGTAAAGGTGTTAGTCATTGTAACTCAAGGATGAGGTAAATTATTCTGAacaacattcctcaaattaaattggatattgAGGAAGCATAAAGAAATTAGGATAAATTGACTTAACTTCCGGAGGAAGACCAAAATGACCTAAAAGAGTTATTACAATCACATGGAGCTATACGTGCGaataaattgggatgatgtggagatgctggtgttggactggggtgagcacagtaagaagtcttacaacaccaggttaaagtccaacaggtttgtttcaaacactagctttcggagcactgctccttcctcaggtcaatggaggaaggagcagtgctccgaaagctagtgtttgaaacaaacctgttggactttaacctggtgttgtaagacttcttactgtaataaatTGGGAGTATGAGAGTAATTATGCATgatgtaataataacaataatcacttattgtcacaagtaggcatcaatgaagttactgtgaaaagtccctagtcaccacattccaccgcctgttcggggaggccggtatgggaattgaacccgtgctgctgccttattctgcattacaagccagctgtttagtccactgtgctaaaccagccatgtagatgtaggaaatgctattcccattaaacaacCATTACAGGCTCAATCCAATAAAGTTAGCAAGGCACAAATGGAGATTCATTGACAGCATGCTTAAGTATGATATAATTGAGTGAGTTGCAATGATTTCAGCATGTGACCAAGGTGGAACACAacaattgtgtgtggactataggaaGGTCAACACAGTTAGGAAGTCAGATTCTTTTCCTATTCCTCATTTGGAAGACTGTGTTGAAAAGGTAGGACAAGCAAATTTTATTACCAAACTTGACTtatttaaaggatattggaagtaCCTTTATCAGACAGGGTGAAGGAAGTTTCTGGTTTTGCGACGATGGAGAAGACTTCGCTTGGAGGAAGTaaagggaaaatgggaggaagagttaggtttggatttgggggggggggggaatgtggagtAAGGCTCTGCATAGGGTTAACTATAcctccttgtgtgcgaggttaagTTTAATATCGTTCAAAGTCATACATAGGCCACTTGACCAGGGCacgtatgagtgggttctttccagGGGTAGCAGATAGATGTGAGCATTGTTCATGGGGACTGGTGAACCACTCACGCATGCTTTGGTCTTTCCCTAAACTGGTTAAGTTCTGGGTTTCCTTCTTTGAAATAATGTCGGAGATTTTGGGAGTTAgaatggagccatgcccaatggtggtgatctttggaatGTCGGACTTGCCGGGACTGCAGGAGAGGAAGGTTGATGTTTTGGTCTTCGCCTCTTTAATAGCCCGGAGGCAAATCTTGTTCAGATGGAGGGCACCGGCGCTGCCTAAGGCATCGGCGTGGTTGGAAGATTTGTCGGAAAATATTGGGGTATCTTAGCCACCGTtgtggtctggtctgggatcgtaatatatCTAATCCGCACATCAACTAAAGACTAGACAACTCCCTATGTGTAATGCTACAGAATATCTTCGCTACTTAAAAATGAATGTATTTTTCTAGTTGGTTAAACCAAGATAAAATATACCCAAAAAAAATCCTAACTTTGTAGTAGTTGCAGGGCTGTGCTTAGTTTGTTCATTTCAAGATCTGCTTTACAAACATACTCGTCGAGTAGCAACATGGTTGATTCAGCTGTGGCACCCATTTCATACCCTTCCTTATATGACTATACttgctgttaaaaaaatgaacgtACGTTGCTTAAAAGAGAGACATGTCACTGAAGTTTTCAGCATCATCAGAATAAatgtaagaatgccaaattttaatTGATCACAGCAATTTATTCCACAGgacaagagagtgctgattggttggcaaattaaCTCTGATTGGTAAAGGCATTGCCATTCAGAAAGGTTCCTCAAGCTCCCAGGTAGTTCAAAAAAGTGTAAGGCTTAAACATATTGCTTCAGTTTGCATGGAACAGATCCTTGCATGTGAATTTATTCTTCTAGCAAGGATAAATAAGGCACATTCTGAGCTTGGCTgaatatcttaaattggttgctaATATAGCTATTagtgcactcaggattgttcagaaaTTACtgccaatcacagaatcacatctaacagtaaacattttgttttgggtttttcaAGCATGGGCTGATATGATCTGCACTCTGCCTATTATAGCCAAAGAAACATGCTGTCTGATTTGATCAGCCAGTTGTTGAGATGTATGGCCTAAGTACTTTACCTGCCATTGCACCAGCACTTCAATTCATACAAAAGGTTGCTCAATTGGGTGGTCGGCAGAACATTTATGAACTGGTGGTAGCATCCTGCTAGTGGAAAATACCACTCACATCGCCATGGAATAGAAATAGCATGAAACAAATTGCTTTTGATGTTGTTCAATCAGAACCCTTTTCTTCTGGAGTATAAATTGAaatatttgaaatttggcattcttgcatttgtcctgataagtgcaaaacaaaaagcttcaacatgtctctcttttcagcaatattcaattcCGTACTTCCAAGTAATCAATGTATCCAGGAATAGGAAGATAAAGTGGGAGAAGGACTTTAAAACATGTCTCataagaaatgaaaagaaaataccaaGCAAAAGGATATGATTTCACCAAATAGTGATCACATTGCAAAAGGTATTTTCACATCTCAGATTTTCCCAATGTGGTGAATTTGATGTATGGCTCAAGTATAATTTAATTTCTCAGAATTGACTGTAAATCTCACTTGAAATTTTAAACTAGTTCTGGATTTGCAAAATTTAAAATTTCTATTGTTTATCCTTTGTTGACACAAGCCACCAGCCCCATCCACTATTACCAACCCCCAAAGTTACTTTGTCACATTAACAACTGCAGCATCTAAACATCTAACTTTAAATTGTTACAAGAAAATAACTTAAAACATATCCATATAATTTCCTTAACCACAAAAACAAATCTATTGGTTTCCAACCATCAACTGATCCATGACCTTAAGACAAAGCAAGGAGGAGTTTAAGTAATAGCAGTCCGGAACTaatattttttaatttgttcatctggactcgaaacgttagttcttttctctccctacagatgctgccagacctgctgagattttaaagcattttctctttggcctcTGTAGACTGCCTGACTCGCTGGGGgaacgtgacccagtaccaggcagaCCTTGATGAGACGTTGCGGGACATGTCtcggtctcagatgggaatggccgaggcgctgcggagcttgtccaagTCGCAGGCAcgtattgccgaggtgctgcagaacgtggcccagtcactgaggagcttcACCGAGGACATCAACACCAACGTGCAGCCATTGGacagccaccagggctggcagggtgagatgatgcaggggcagccaggactCAATCCAGCTGCTCCTTCATTCCGAGGTGAACCCAAGGGCCCTATGAGCACCAATCGGGAGGACGGGTGTTGAGTGCCAACACAGACCCATCCTATgaagtggcgatggtggccaccagctccccagagttccacccctctgacgtTGCcgcgtctcacagtcagcacccaGAACAGGACGGCACAGCTGTGCCTGTGCCACCAGAAAGTGTGCCaggaccctctggccccagaggacccccgccaggggcatcgaaggtcaCGGGACATGGTAAACAtctggcagcctccacctctgatatgcatcctggggaaacatctAGACACAGAGGTAGAGCAAGGGCGGCTAAGCATGTCGAGGATCACCGAgaggcactggggggagggggggggggggagggtaaggaGGGGCAGTGCTGTACCCTTGTCTGAGACCAATTTAAAAGCCCTCACCACAACCAATACGATGCCTCGGGCTCTTCGTTCTGCGATGCGGATGGaccaccaatcccctgcccccatccccttCAGACATGGGTCCTGCCACTCACCCCGCCCAACAcaccctgcccacacacacacatggccacagtgttgggggggggggggggggggtctgcgcaCCGGACACACACCCTGCACCTCAGGCACCGGAACAGAACATCGCCATACCCCATCCGCAGATATATGCCTGgggctggggcccatcccctgggtgtttggaggttggctgctgcgtctgttgtgttgcctcccgcagtgcccaggcatcacggtctgattgggatgcaaggCAATATGCcctacatgctacatggccctcccacccactcacggGGACCAACTTGGGATGTATGAAGAGCTCACCAAAcgatgattgccaattccctattagaaacggccagaggcctctgcaGTCGGTGGAGCAGACAGCCAGGGCTAGGGTTGCTCCCAGGAAGGGTACAGGTGATCCAGAGGTCGGCATGGAGGACCTGCGCCCggttgccacccctcccccccccccccccccgcccagctccGATAAACTCACCCCATCACCTATGGCGGACCACCACAACTGggattgcagcccccccccccccaagttgctgcCCACCCTTCAGaccacaggggcagcaagcctagtgccccccccccccccccccgagctctttgcctgtgagcgaagatggctgctcacctcctcggctccctgcaGAGGCCCATCCGCCAGGTTcacctttttcaaaaggagtactaatcggtaccATAGGATATGGGgttgctcccattaattgtatggaaatggggtttaagcggtgacaattggtttctcgccacattaGGGCGAAATCTCGATTTCGCTTATGGGGGCGGGCCGGAAACGGTTTTGGCGCCCGGCGCGGATCTGGCTTTCCGCCTCTCCCGCTACTCACCAGCCTCGTCGCCCTCTGGCTCGAGCAAAACGAGGCCACGAACGTCCAGTCAGCACCCAGCTCAACGGCCCCTTGGCATATTCTCCTCAGCTGGGTTGGGACATGGGGTGGAAAGGTTGAGGAAGTATTTGTGAAGAGACATTGGCTGTTCAGCTGAGTGAGCGTTGGCAGCTCTTCTCTCCGGGCAAAAAAACGAGGATGAGGAGTTGGGAACGAATgcactcacccatcccttccgCTGGCTTCCCCTCTCTGCGACGGACGGCCGTGTGAAAACGTTCAACCGTCAAATTGGGCGAGGGAGCTGCACcgttaactggggggggggggcttaaatcCGCTCGAGCCGGTGACCGTTACCCCGCCCCCGCGCGCCGGTGACCGTTATCCCGCCCCCCGCGTGCCGGTGACCGTTACCCTCCGCGCGCGCGCGAGCTTCAAACGCTCGAGCGCACTCGCCCAACCGAGGGGCCGGTGAGTAACTGGTGCCAACCCCCGAGGGAATGTCAAATAAAttccctctacccccaccccggaTATATTTTTAGCTGTAAAGTTGTACTGatcttaaatatatattttttttaattttcatctAGATCAAGAAGCATTCGCGCCTGGGAGCCTCAGTTCTCTGGATAACATTTTGTCCCCGGATGATCTGGGAGCTTCATGCCCGCAAATTGgttgtcaccaccccccccccccccagtttcctGCATTGACAGTGTTCaccttggctgtaaagcactttgagacgccTTGAGGCCGTGAAAGGTGCTCCAGACGTGGGGAAATATTAGGCAAGTGGGGACTAATAGGATAACTCTTTCAGGGAACGAGTAAAGACACAGTATGCCCTATGGCCTCGCGCTGTATGATTTTATATGATGAGGGTGGGGGGCATGGTACATATTGGCCACCCTCCCTTTACCTCAGTACAATTAAAGCTCCACACTGCATTTGCTATCCTGCTGACCAGCAATTACTTGGATGAAGAACATTAAAACCTTTTTCACATTAACAGGACGATGCCACTGGATCTAAAAATATCTGATGTAATCTGGAGGGCCTTTGTTAGCCTTTACCGAGTTCACTTAACCCTGTTGCAAGAGAAACTTGCATGAGAGGCAGAACACAGAAGGGGACATAATTCATCCCCAACAAGAAGAAGGCCTGTTGGGGAATTTCACTGCCAGTGACTCATTTCAAGCAGCCACAGGGCATTTGTGCAGTAACATCTGTGGTCAGTGAAATCGTGCAACTGCCATTCTTTTTAAAAGAGCTGAGAAATTGATCCAGTTTGACATGAGAGCAAGGTGGTGGCAGCATGATGGGACCATTCAGTTTCATCATGTTATTGGATAAGTTAAATTGCAAGTTCTAATATCGGGCACCCACATATCATTGCATATCCCTTATCATTGTCCCCTCCATGTTTCCTCACCAAAGAGCAGAATTTACTGAATGCACACATTTAAAGAAACGTTCATGTGAATGGCCCATTTCCGGAAGTTGCCATGATGCATTGATCCTCAGGGGTTCTGCCCTCTTTAAACTCTTCAAGGAAGATAGTAAAATAAGAGAATGGTTTGTGGATGACAAAGCATAATCCTGCTAACATTGATAATGCTCCTTTGAAGATTTGCAATAACAGCAGCTGTGGAGCATTCAAACTTGTCACATGCATCTAACAGTGTGATCTTTGAGAAGACCATCTAGTCTTAAAGGGTGCTTTTCCTGCATTAATATATGAGGTGGAACTTTGCAATATGCTCCAAATCATACATCCTGCAGCTAGGTATGGCCTTCACAGCTTTGCCATCCAAAAATATGTGGACATTGAAAACCTTGGGGAAGTAGCCTTAGCTGTTTTAGAAGCAGAGCAACATGGAACAGAATGTTCAGAGGACTCCGCAGTGACAGCTGCAAGAAGAATTTTAACTCATTTTATCAGTGAAAGAGTCTCACCTGTTTAGATAAGTTTAACCATTTAATCATTACCATTACTGCTTTGCCCCACTCTCACAAAAATTATATCTGTTTCAACTCAGTACCCATCCTAGAACATTACATCAGTCCCCTTTGGTCCAATATGACAATGCACGTTTAAGTCAAAAACAGACACACAATCTTTCTCAAAAGCAATTCAAAAGTGAGCACGAGCTGTTCTATTCCTTCATCATGTTTTGCTTATCCTGGGTGTGAAAATATGCCTTGTTTTCTCCTGTTATAGTGCTTCTCTTAGGTGCAGTCTAAGGGTTGGTGTCATGAGAGGTGATTGTCTACTCGGGTTCAAAAAGCTTCATGGGATCAGGATATCCCCTTGTTCCTGCAAGGGAGGCAATGCCAGTTGCTACTCTCAAACTTCTACCGGGCAGCTTAGTCTTATTTCACATGTCACAGGCTATAAAatattttgtgaaagggaaatcatatttaaccAGTTGACTGgatttctttgaggaagtaacaagtgctgtggatgtactgtacttgggttttcataaggtgccacatcaaaggttattgtggaaaataaaaacttATGATattggggtaatgtattgacatggatagaagattgtttGGCTAACAGATAGCAGAGAGTAAGTATAAATAGGTATTTTTGAGGTTAGCAAGATGTAATGAGtgctgtgccacagggatcagtgctgggacctctttacaatttatataagtgACTTGAATGAACGGATGGATGTAATGGTTGtgaaatttactgatgacataaAAATATGTAGGAAAGTTGTCAAAAGGAGATAAAGAGGCTACACAGGaacatagataggttaggtgagtgagcAAAGATctagcaaatggagtataatgtgggcaaatatgAAATTGCCCAATTGGTCAGGAAGGGTAAAAGAGAAgcaattatctaaatggggagagattgcagagcttgaAATGCAGAGGGTGTCtcagtgcatgaattgcaaaggctagtatgcagatgcaggaagtaattaggaaagctaatagaatgggcgagggaattgaatataaaagaagGGAGGTTAggcttcaattgtatagaacaCTAGTGCAACctcatctggagtagtgtgtacagtattggtcatcttatttaaggaagtaaatgtattggaagcagttcacagAAATTTTAAGcttttgaaaatgaatgaaaatcgcttattgtcacgagtaggcttcaatgaagttactgtgaaaagcccctagtcgccacattccggcgcctgtccggggaggctggtacgggaatcgaactgtgctgctggcctgcttggtctgctttaaaagccagcgatttagctgagtgagctaaaccagccccttatccaCCTTATCCACCGGCGTTTAGAAGAAGAGGTGGAGGTGACTTGACTGAAATATATAAAAtccttgacaggatggatgtggagaggatgtttcttgtaAAAAATATGGAACTAGAAGTCAGTGTTTAAAATCAGTGTTTGAAACGGAGATGAGACaacatttcttctctcaaagggtcgtgggtctttggaattctcttcctgaaaaggtggtagaagcagagtctttgaatattttttaaacacCTCATGGATACCCAATTTTCAGTTGCTAGGTatatcaaaatctatcccattcgtTACAtttgtagtgccacacaacatgatggacaaCATCATCAAAGTGAAAACAGGACTTAGCTTCCACAAGAACTTTGCGGTGGTCACTCATactaatactgtcatggacagatgtatgtGTGATAGGTAGATTGGTGAGAACATGGTCAAGTAGGTTTTTTCCTCTTTCTGATTCTCTCGCCACCTGCCACAGACCCACTCTATCAGGTATATTCTTGAGGACTCAGAATGGTCAGTAGTGGTGGTACCAAGTCACTCTTGCTTTTGCATGCCCTGTTTACATCTTTGTAAGTTTCTGCCAAGGTCTCATTTTCTTAGGTGAGCTATCTATGGTATATCCCTAACAATTACCTCAATCTTTCAATATATCGGGTACTTATGGCTGCAGCCCAGTTAATTTAATCACTTCCAGCTTTTTTAAAAGCACGCCAAACAAATTTCCACACGTTCTAACAGAGTGCTCAGATGTTACACAGGAGCTGCACTACTGGAATGCCAATGGGTATTTAAACTAGTTGACCTTGTGCTCTCTGGTAGGATCTGCACTGCAGATGGAATTGCCCCTCTGTGACCCAGGATTAATATAAATGATCCTGTGAATTTTCAGGGTGTTTCTGCTTCTTCGTGTAAATCTTACATTGTCATTTGGTCAGACCTGCATCGAAATGTGCTCATAGTAACCATCCTTTTAAATCAGTAATGAAACCTCAAGAGGGAGCAGATTTGTTCAATTTATTGTTCTACCACTACCAAAGGTGACTCAGCAGTGTAAAGCAAATGTAGTATTGTATTATACTTGTGTTCAATGACAGTTTCAAGCACATGCTCGCTTGCTCCATGATTATTCTGGCTCCTCATTCATATTTCTTATCACTTCAACTACTTGTGCTATGACAAAGCCAACTTAATAATTGTAACCATGTCATATTATTCATATTCCTTCTGTATTTTGTGGAAGAGACAGAGTCTGGGCAAAGGGGGTGCAAAAGAAGAGATAAATATTATCGTGACTCATGAGAATCACTGTTTCAGTTTTAGAGATTATTATTGATTTTTATTGTCTGTGATCCTTTTGATTTTAAAACCACAATTTAATGCAGAACAATTTAAGTTTATGTGACTTAATTAAGTTGAGGAAGTATCAGAAATTACAACAGTTCTCATATGAACATTGATAGTGTGTTGATAGTTTTTGTTTACACCAGTTAAAATATTACTAATCAATTTAAATTTTGTTACTATTTTCCTGTAGTTTCACATTACTTTTGTATGTGTTTCTAATGCTAAGTAGTAAACTAGATTTTGTTGTTATGCTTTTCCATGCAGTGAAATAAAATGTCTGAGAAACTGAAACAGTGCAGGGAGGACCTAGCAGCAGCTCTGGACCGAGCTCTGGAGGACAACATTGTATCTCCCGTGTTCTCTTCAGACTCCGAGTGGCTTGAGTCAGGAAGGTTACTGCAACCAAACACTGGTGCATTCATTAACCATCCCATTGCTAGAATGTATCCATCTTTCAATTCGCCACATCTTACACAGCCAGTTCTGCAAGTATTCTCTGAGAGAGGACCATATTACTGTGTGCCTGCAGAACTTGCCTTGATGGATTGCAATAATATTTCATTTAAAGTAAAGCGGCTTGTTTTTGGAAATGCGGAAAGCTTTGTTGTAAATGCTAATGTTCCAGTGCCTGATGGTCCCTTTGAGAATGGGTGTGAGAACACAGATAACTTTACACAAGAATACATCAGGTACTGAATAGCTAATCTAGGAATTGTGTAAGTTTCCAACATTGATTATACATCTTCCCTTTTAATAGTCCTCAGATGCAGGAAGATGTCTCAAAACACTTTACAAAACAGAGGAAAAGGGATAGAATGGGGAAAGGGCAGTAAACAAATGCCTAGGATAGGAAATAGAAGGTTTTTGAAATCAAGGAGGAGGACAACAATGTGGAAGGAACTGAATAGACTTGGTTAGAAAGCTCTGGCGGGTACATTTGCAATAAATAAGTTGTTGCCCGGGATAGACTGGAGAGACAAGAGGTTAGAAGTCCTGTATTAAAGGACCAAGGTGAGCTTGTAAGAGTGAAGTGAGGTGGTGCCACGAAGAGATTGAAAACAAGGGAATTTTGAAATTAACATACTGAAACATGACGACTCTTATCAAACTTTGAAAGTACAGTGGTTctatggaatgttggtcttttcTTTCCCGAAGAACACAAGGTGTAATGCTGTGCAGTAGTTCAGTTTCTCAAAAAATCGAGATGGGAAGAGAACCATTAAAACATTAGGGCTTTCAAACCTTAAAGTGATGAAGGTATGAACTAGGGTTTCCGCAATGGAAGAAAAAGATGTGGGCAATGTCATGGACATAGAATAAAGCAATCTTCATAAAGTAACAGATGATTGAAAGGAGGTGAGTGTGGAGTCAAGCACAATGCCAAGGTCCCACCTTCTGAAAGTAGACAGTTGAAATGGCAGTAAGATAAGTAGATTGAGTCAAGGCCAAGAAGCACAGATAATAGGATTACCTTGATTATGATGATATTCAGCAAAAGGAGTTTTTGGCTCATGCAGGTCCTGATATCAGTCAGGCATTTTGGAAGTATGGCAATAACTTTTAGGTCCATGGAGGAGACAGTAAAGTAGAGCTCCGAGTCATCAACATAAATGTGAAAGCTGCTTCCATATTTCCAGATATCTCTGAAGGGTAGCATGTGGTTAGTAAAAAGAGAGGAACGAGCACTAGAAGCACTAGTGGTCACTGTGAGCTAGGAGGCAAAGCCACTGGCAACAATGGAGAACCCATGGTAAATAAGAGTGAAACTAGAAAAGAGCAGTGTCTTGGTGGTGGACCAAGGAGAGAAGTCAAAGAGGATGGACTGGCCAATGATGAGAAAGGCAGCAGAATTTCAAGGGGATAAAGAAAGTCATGCAATTATCTTTGCACACAAGATATTTGGCTGTATTTTGACAGCTCTGAACTTACGAACGTACAATataggagcaggaaaaggctatttagctgtttgagcctgctctgcattcaatgagataatgactaTTATTTTACTTCAATAACATTTTCCAGGACTATCCCCTGTTGCTCGAGGTTTTCCCTGTATAGAAATCCATCAATCCCAGTCGTG is from Scyliorhinus canicula chromosome 11, sScyCan1.1, whole genome shotgun sequence and encodes:
- the LOC119973840 gene encoding uncharacterized protein C3orf62 homolog isoform X1, translated to MSEKLKQCREDLAAALDRALEDNIVSPVFSSDSEWLESGRLLQPNTGAFINHPIARMYPSFNSPHLTQPVLQVFSERGPYYCVPAELALMDCNNISFKVKRLVFGNAESFVVNANVPVPDGPFENGCENTDNFTQEYISPSQETNNYTCLEAQENSSPSNSCEELTKNLLEVIESTSIRTLEALAGKLEPLSESCLSPSQSAGSVSAEDTLALFFADPPYSPIKKEPHIGKYRVSDDDNLINIVLDMEEDYNLLKKL
- the LOC119973840 gene encoding uncharacterized protein LOC119973840 isoform X2 gives rise to the protein MSEKLKQCREDLAAALDRALEDNIVSPVFSSDSEWLESGRLLQPNTGAFINHPIARMYPSFNSPHLTQPVLQVFSERGPYYCVPAELALMDCNNISFKVKRLVFGNAESFVVNANVPVPDGPFENGCENTDNFTQEYISPSQETNNYTCLEAQENSSPSNSCEELTKNLLEVIDDAAIPKPTSTPIDMRVSPLVESALGCCDAASSDVSSSSEKAPVFEHLKPWQESWNL